The DNA sequence TGGTGGTGTGCTGAACGCATCCTACGTGACTCGTCAAGTCATAGCATCCGTTTTAGAGACTACAGCAGCCTAGGGTCACTTTCCTAAAAACAGCAAAGCAAACATCATGGCTACACGACCCAGGAGTTACACACCAGTGTAAAAGCCAGAATTTGGTCAGGCGTAGAGTGGAGGTTCGACACCGGATATAACACAAATATCACAGACACACAGCtcaggtctctctctctctctctctctctctctctctctctctctccctctctctctctctctctctctcacacacacacacacacacagacacaccagaCTTTATGTTAGGTGCAAAGGACCCAGAATGAATTAGGTCAGACGCAAAGTGGAAGTTCAACCTAACATAAATCACAGACACACAGCTCAGGTCTCCTTATTTCAGTGTACCCTGATTGACACTGTGTTGACCACTAGGTGTACATTGGTATGTTCACAATTCCTACAGTTGTATCAGTTAGTTTCAAGTCAGTTTGTAACTTTGATTGCTATGTCTACTATGATACTGAAATGCTGTGACTAAATTCCTACAACACAACATAACACAAATCACAGACACGCAGCTCAGATGTCCTTAACACAGTGTACCCTGATCGACACTGTTGTACACTCTTCTGGCTTAAGACATTGTGTTGACCACTAGGTTTACACTGCTATGTTTACAATTGCCACAGTCGTATTAAGTTGGACTCACTTcgtattttttgttgttttggcaGCTGTAAAACTGAGATGCGGTGACTTCATCTTTTCCAGAACAATCTGAAGGACTATGAGTGTTTAGCAAAGTTGCGGCTGAAGTCTCCGAAGTCTGTGGTAACCCAGGCTCTTGTCGTTGGGAGTGTTGTTGGACTGATCGCCTATAATCTCTTCAAGAAACCATACAACTTGCCTCCCGGACCCAAGGGTCGTCCATTAGTTGGAAACCTTTTGGGTGAACTATATTTCTAATGGATTCAATCACAGATCGATTTCTCGATTTGCATTTAATGTTAAAGCCTATGCTTCACATTCTCTCGTTATACATGTAATTCCATCTAAGGTTTTATAATTGTAGTCCGAAAATACCTTAGTGTGTGGGAGTGCACAATTAAAAGACGAGTTTCACACTAAGTTCACGTTGGAGTATAAACGTAACTGGCCTAATATTATCATCAACTAAAATATAACCATGCAGGTACAAGCATGCTATGACAAACACACAACATTAACCATGTACGTACAAGCATAAAACTACACCCCAGATACTACAGACCTGTAACGTAAAGCTTCATATTATCAACATCTGATTTTATCCATGTAACAACCATGTAAATACAAGCATACAAGCACAACCATTCTACGACAAACATGTCGCTTGAAACATGACAGTCCAAGCATACGGCTACAGTTATGGAGCTACAACTATGTAACTCCAATCATGTAACTAGAAACAGGTAAATACTGCACTCCATGTACAAAATATTATAGCTCTAACCCTCTAATAAGTACAATCTGAGAATTCTGTAACTGCATTAATTTTATAACATTTACACCCATGTTACCTTTTTCATGTCACAGCATCTAAGCATGTATAATGTTGAAATACGACCTTGTAATTAAGCATGTAATCATACAGGTAAAATCACATTGAGATGATTCTGTTTCTttccatccttgatatctccagggtatacgttccgatgcatgtccactataccctggatgcaaaTATGGTTCAACCCGATATATTTATCCATTGGCTGGCtctttatccaatcaggtgtctacgttgggaagttgagcgaaccaatcacagcTCATTATCACGTTTTACATTTTTTAACCGATTAAACCTGGCAACCTAAACCATGCAGAGgatctctgaaagaggtagaataAGTTCTtgcaaatattttgttaaacttTTGGACCTATTAATTTCTAtgcatgatttcccccaaaatcTATTCATTGAGTTGCACTGCGAAaaaaccttcgcagctgcgaccgctatctttgttgacactggtaaGCTCGATTGTAACGGCGTCTtagctgactggctactgtgagaatgcggcgCTAGCAAAGAGAGATAATAAAATTAGCTAGCCGatccgtagatgcatccaggatatAGTGAAGATccatcggaacgtataccctggtgATACCGAGGATGATTTCTTTCCAAGGCACGAGGAACTCTCCTGTTCCGCAAACTCCGTGAACAGAGCAAGAAGCACTGTCCTATTCTGACGATTCAGTTGGGTAAGGTAAGCTGTTTTACGTGTAGGATAAAGCGTAAAATGTTAAACTCCGATGTTATGGTTGGGAAAGTAAGACCCGAGAACGGAGGGTGGCGAGAAGTAAGACCGAGAGCGCGTAGACCACCCGATGGTTGAGGGCTTACTTTCCCAGCCATAACCGAGGAGGAGTGCTTTATCATACATATAAACCGTTACAAGATTTCAAAAACATATGAGTGTAAATTAAATCGACGTGGAAACCTTTTTTTCACCCTTTACCGACTTTAGCGGTATATCGCGAGAAGTGTTATGAAGACGGCTGAAGGGGGAGGTAGTAGGGCGCATATTTGGTGCTGCGCGTGCAGGAGGAGCACGTGGACTTTACGACGGGGTATGACTCTCGTCACTGTCAATACAATTCAGTCAGTGAAAGGCAGAGCTCACGATGGAAGACAACATATTCCTCACGCAGTCTGTGTTTCAAGAACATAATGACGAGGGTGATTTTGTGTTTCGGTTCAAGGAACCATTAAAGGAGAGTGAGTTGGCGACAAAAATCGAGAAGCGGATTCCGAAAGCAACTAAATACAAAATGCAGTGGGCGACATCGGTTTTCAAAAGATGGCAGGAGCCACAATAGCCGAAGTATTGGCGATAACATTACTTTGCCGGGTGAATCCTTACGCTGCTCTATGGATTAAATGAGTGCTTATGGACTTAGTATAGCccttaaatatgttttgttcgAGGTTTCAAAACAAGATGGGTCTGATTACCCGTCGTCAACAAAATATGGTCTTTGGGCGCTCTACAATCCTATCTGAAACCACAAATTTAACTGTGAACTTATTTGAAGACAACGAATTTATTGAAGCCAGAGCCACTCTCGACGCCGCCATGAAAGAAGGTTCAGCGGCCGGTTTTGGGGAGTCTTCCCGAGAAAAGACCGAAGTAATCGTCGATGACAAAGAAAACCAGCTTTGGGAGAAGGGGTTGCTTGGCGAGGATTCCCAACAGAAATTGCCTGACACCAGTTTGTATTTGACTGGTAAGTACTGTGTATAACTGTCTGGTATTACTTGAAATGGTATTAATGAATGAAACGTGGCCGCAACCTgtaatttaaaaaatgtttatttgcaTTATTGTGTACTCCAACATGTATACGAAAAAAACTAATGTATTGTTTGGTTAACATTATTGCAGTATAGTTTATAAAGACAACACTGGATTTTATCTATTTAACTTCAGGTTTGCACTTTTCACTGTGAGGTGGAAATGAGCATCGACAGCTAAGACTTTTCGACAATCCACAGATCACAGGACCATACACAGATAATAACGGCCGGTCTTACCTTCTGTACAGAGAAGACACACCGAACAACAACCCCGGTGGTCTCAAACAACAGAGAGGAACGCAGAAACGAGTTCGGTCTTTCGATACCCCCGACTGCGCAGAAATGCTACGTACGCCTTTCAGAAGTACAAGTCATTGTGGTCAGTTACAATATAAACCGACCCTTTCAgtttttaaatattaaaaaaaaacccatttaagATAAAGAAATCAAATGCTACTCAGACACATTTAGAAATTGTGAGATGTATATTAATCCATTCTTTGAGAATAATTTGAAAGTCATGTAATGGGGTGGATTTTATTTCAGTGAACATTTGCAGCACAGCAAAGAGTTTTACTTCATAGCCTTGAAACATCCTGAGAAAGGTACTTGGTATTCAAGTAAAGCAGTTGGACATAACATACTTCAAGGTACAGTTAAGAGGTTGTGTCAGTGCGGGGATACCTGGGCACAAAACGAATCATTCCCTTAGGGCTACCTGGTACGAGACTACCAGTCTGGCGTAGAGGAACAGCTAATTTGTGAACAGTCTGGTGACATTTAACGCATTGCGTATCAGAAATTTACTGCAATATGATTCTATTGGTATTTAATTTTTATGTTGGGTGAAGATGGCACACATGTGAAATCCAAGAAACGTTTGTTAAAGATAGCACGGTTCTTATTTCAGGACATCGCAGCGAAGCAGTCATAGCGTATATGCACTCTTCAGATGAACAAAAGAGCAGTGTCTCTGATGTGTTGTACATGTAGAAAAAGGAGTGAAAAGAGGACCAACCGGCTGCCGAAAGCGTCGCTGAGAAATCCAAACCAACTACAATGAACGTTGGTAAAACAAAGGAGACTGACGGCGGAAACCCAGTTTCTGTTGTCCTGAATTTCTATTAGATAATAAAGATCTGACGTGTTTCTTTGACGAGTGTTTTCTTATCTTTCCTTACGGAAAGTAAGACTTTTCCTTACAAAAGTAAGACCTAAAAAGTTAAACGTCTTCAAGCCATACTAAATATATAGGAAGAGAAATCCTTCAGGTTTATatgatggtaaaatatatactttTGTCAGGTAGAAATGTGCAGTGCATCATCACATCGGTCACAAAATGTTGATCAGTGTAGGTTTAACTTTCTTTGACACATACCATAAGATTACGAGAGTCTCTTTTCTTAGGCAAACGGTTTACTTGCCTTGTTATTTGATGTGTTTTAATGGCTGCCAAGGACAGGGCGGAATAAGGTTGCTTTTTAGAGAACTCGTGGTTTAATCTGTCATAGCAATCTTTAAATCCATCACTACAATCCATCAAATAGTGATGGTACCAGGTGTTCATAAAAACTGAAGTTGCATTAAAAGATCACTAGTAAGTAGTGATGATACTACGTATTTACAAAAaaactacagtccgtttgattccatttgagaccgatgaattgctcactaacaaaataataactgcaacaaaaccaaatttggcacagccacatgaaatcgacagaccaactctgatgatgatgatgatgatgatgtgtctcttaatttgggacacccgaataaaaaagttgtttaacaaacgatcatcattttctttcgctattttgtaccAAGGGGGAGGGGGGCACTTGCTGGAAGAACAaccaggtaatcaacaagcgtgtgttgtgaagatggggtcatctcaaaagccgttatccggttaccacttgagatgttcaatgggagtcagtgttgccactttcagaagACACTGTTGTCTTCGGTGTCGCTGTCGTCAGAGTCTACCTTGATGACGACTGGCTTGATGGTGACATGGTCCAGTCCACTTcagtcgatttcatgtggctgtgccaaatttggttttgttgcagttattattatttggtgttagtgagcaattcatcggtctcaaatggaatcaaacggactgtagctTTTTGTAAATACGtggtatcatcactacttaCTAGTGAACTTTTAATGCACTTTAGTTATTATGAACACCTGGTACCATCACTATTTGATAGCTATCTGTAAAATGCATTATGATTTCATACAGGCTCAGCGAGGAGCGGAGGAAGGGGACGATGCTGTCCTCATGTAACAGATTACAAACACTCATATGGTCATGACAGTCTTTGACATAGTTTTCGGGGAGTCATTTAGTTATGCAAGACGTTTCTCTAATCTGCATCGTTGATTACCTTTGATAGTAATACGTTCCTGACAACTAACAATTTACAGAagcgggatagggtggtcaggctcactgacttggttgacacatgtcatcggttcatgttattgatcactggattgtctggtccagactcgattatttacagaccgccgccatatagctggaatgttgctgagtgcggcgtaaaactaaactcactcactcactcaatcaatttACAGAAGACAACCTTTGAAGGTTCATGAATCACACATTAAAACTTATCCCTACCTATTTATTTACGTCCTGTTAACCAATACAAGAATAGCATCATTACTTATCTTCAGGGAACATTTTGTTCCTAGTTTAATGTAACTTTACTACGCACAGTTCATGTGCAGATAAATTACAGTCGTTAGTACTGAGCTCCATTAATCGGACAATACCaaggatgtaaatgtatgttacGTCAATAATGAAAAAGAGTCATTATCTGCCCTTGTCATTAGggagttctctccctttccgGATACTCGATTCCTGGAAATAGGACACGATTCCAGATGAACCCGACCCGGATTCGAGTACCCGAGAATCCGTCCAACCGTACTCACAACGCGGAGGCTGCTCTCCCTGTTTGTTTAGAGTGATGAGTTACTTCCAAAGATAAGTCAGGCCCGCTAACTTTGTTGAGACATCGTATCCCAGGTGCGTAGATCGATTCTTATCGATTCTTATAGATCTCGTGTTTATCACCCGATTGTGTGGTCCACACGCAGCAATTTACAGACATATAGCCGGAAAACGTCTGAGAGtttcgttaaacaacaactaaCAAACTAATCAACATGCCCTTGTTCCTTTCATTTTCACGCACAGGTGGAAAGAATTCAGTTATGTTTTTGGTCATCAGCATTTTAGTGTTTCCACTGATTCTTTCTTTTCTGTCCGCATCCGTCCCGTCCAAATCGTTTTATTCATAGCACAAGCCATGCATTCCTTCTATGGAAGGTGTGTTCAGCCGTGTGATGTTCTGTTGGACACCTTTAAATAGGATAAAAATATTAATAGTTGTCGTCTTTTACCGGTAAATTGGATAGAGATGGTGACATACATTTTCATAGATCTTAGATTTTTAGCATGTCTTTGAAGTGTTCCAGTGAATCCAGTTATGATTTCTGCACAGGTTTACTTGTATGGCATGGTGCCTAGTGGTCAGTGATGTACCTGAACGAATCCACGTTGTCGACACAGCAAATAACTGATGTACATGCTGCACATACTACCTTTCGGAATATGTCTGTCACTGTcagttgaaattgaaattgaaaaaagtTGCATTCACCTGTAGTCACTTCCGAACACCAGGACATTTCAAACTAAATATAAGATGAACAACTGTTTTATTACAACAGATGAAAACTTTTTATTTACATGAAAGAGCGACATCTCAGTGTGAGTTCTAACAACCTAATGAAGCAAGTGATGTACAAAGTAATCTTTAGAGGCATCTATACAAGTAGGGGGTGGGTCTCTTTATGTGTGTCCATTTTGTTCCTTTTGACAATTGAACTGAATTGACTTCCTAATGATCCTTGTGCTTGTCATAACCTTATCCTCATTTGCTCGGAGGAGTTGTAAACATCTCGGGCATAATGTCAGCTGGACATTAGATTCCACAGTATTTTGCATCTTACATGATGCTCAAAGTGTCAAAATGGAGTCAAGCACAATTCACCTTATACTTAAGTGAACTAGCTAAACTCTCCATTTCATAACAAGTTTGTATTTCTTTGGACAATTGGCAAACATTTTACTCTGTGGCTCAAAGTCGGTCGGTGTCCCAGGGGCGAGTGACATGGTAAATACCCTCAGGATTCCAGCAAGAAAGAGATGAATCTCGGGTTTGGCGACAGTCTCACCAAGGCAGACTCTCCTTCCAGCAGAGAACGGAAGCCAGCTTTCTGGCTTCGGGCCCATCTTCCCATCTGAGTCAAGGAAGCGTTCAGGTTTGAACATGTCGACGTCCTCCCATTGGTCGGGGTCAAAGTGCAAAGCGTCGTGGTTGATTATCACCATTGTTCCCTTGGGAACATCGTATCCACCTGAAAATGACACATCATCAATTTACCAGCACTTCTGATGGTGTAATGATATATTTCTTCAGTAACTTAAAATGTGATATCAAAAACGAACATCATCTTCGTCATGACCAAGACCACCAgaatcaccatcacatcaccatcatctcaatcagacccgtgaaggtcccggggtagaatagaccttcagcaacccatgcttgccataaaaggcgactatgcttgtcgtaagaggcgactaatgggatcggttggtcaggctcactgacttggttgacacatgccatcaggtcccagttgcgcagaccgatgctcatgttgttgatcactggattgtctggtccagactcgattatttacagcccgccgccatatggctggaatattgctgagtgcggcgtaaaactaaactcactcactcatctcaaTCACCATGACCTTAACCATggcatcaccaccatcatcatcaccatcactatcaccaccacAGACCCATCCTCCAGGATTTCGTAGTCGCTTGAGATACGCATAGAACAGCAAACATTTATGCACGAGCAGATAAGAATATGGAAGATGTAAAACCCATAACAGGTTGGCTCAAATGTAcataaaatttaatttaaaacttCCTTATTATGTACTTTATTTTCACTGGCCACACTGTAATACCTACCAACAGTGGTATCACAAAGGGTGGAGTGAGGAGCGCCTATGGGAACAACTGCCCTCATCCTCAAGACTTCATGCACTACTGCATCAGTATATGGCAAATTCTCCCTGTCTGAAACGTGGACATTCAGATCGGGATCTGCAACTCGACAAGGTCAAATTATTATCCAAAATGCATCATGACGCAACATAAATGCATCTTTTGCGATTAGAGACTGCGGCTTGTGTTTTATGCCTTATTTAGCAATTTCCAAACCTTGGCTTCCAATGAAAATACAAGCGCATTCAGTTCGAAAATGCACGCCAGAACAATATGGGAATATGGTCTgtgggaatgacagtccgatgTATGCACATCCAGACTGACATAATCATGATTGTCAGCCTTATTCATTCTCTGTAGCGTTGGTATGTGATCAGAGACATAATGCACATGATGGCGGGATTGTTTACTAGGTATGGCCTTCAGAAAGCGTTCCAAAACAAACCGGCTAATATTTAGTCACCTTCCTAATGTATATCCTTTTTCGAAAGGTAAAGTTCCTTCTACTTCATGCTGTAAACGCTCGTACATAATCCATGGCACTAGACTCGCATGGAAGTTAATCACTTGTTTAAAAATCATTTCTCACAACGCACCAATAACAGAGTCCACCTCTTCCTGAACCTTATTCTGAATGTCAGGGTGGAGAGCCATCGCCAGGAGACACCAGTGGAGCGTGTTCCTTGAAGTGTCTATACCAGCTGAAATGTTAGATAGGGGAGGTTTGTTCAGGAGTAGTAAATGTCTTGTCTAGCTAAAGTGAGTGGTGTGTAATTCATTGTTGTCAAGAACATGATTCAGTACAAACATCTTTGAGGAATAATGATGGTGCAACATGCCCTAGCGAACGACTACGATTTTCATCTCTTCTGTGATCGGTGATATCGTGCTTATATTGCGGTGTCTGCAACTGATGGGTGTCATCCCCATTTACCACAAGTAAAAGTCCTAGTGAAAGGTATCAATTAAGTATTACCTTTTTGACAACTATGATTTTCAAGAGGAGTTCAAGAACACTCAATTCATGGCCATGATTTATATACCTTTATCATTGCATAAACTTTGAGAACATTGAGTTGTAACATGACAGTGTATTGCATAGATTTATCCAGCACAGGATAGACCTTTTCGGGAGCTATTTAGACATGTAAACGTGGAAGCTCATGTCATAGGTTTATCATATTACACCAAAAACACAGTTTGTATGAAGATGTGTTGTTCTCCCTCTGGTAATCCATCTCATACTTTAGTATCACTGACTCTATTCCTATGACAACTGCTATTTTATTTCATACCATCATGGATTCGTGTACATTCACTCTCCTATGTATTACCATTGTAATGTCCTTGCGTAATTAGTATTGATTTGTGAACCAGTTGGCAGCTACCTTGACTGGTTACGATTATATTTACTGCTGTGTAATGTGGTAGTCGTTGTTGCAAATATAACTAAAACGTCTTGCATAAACAAGATGACTCACCAGCAAGTAAGTCAAATATTGTCATGACCATATGTGTGTTTGCAATCTGTGACATGAGAACAGAATCGTCCCTTTCTTCCGCTTCTTGCTGAGCCTGTATCAAGGCATCTGTGAAGTCCCGTATCTCATCTGTAATAGTTTCAGCAATCAATCAGTCTATACCTCTGCGTTCGAGTAACTGACTCTCCTAGAaagtcacaagtatttcattacgttgctgtattttttaaaatagcTTTCTGTGACAACCACAATATACTAAGTTGTTCAAGGATAGTGATTGTACGTTTTATAGTAGATCTTCCTGGCTTTTCATAGCTGTTCCTTGAGTTCCTAGAAAAGGTCAAGGCTGTGTATTCGCACTGACGTTCTATTCTTGAAGGTGGATCGGCACATTCATTTATTATCAATTGCATCAACAAAATATTAATCTAGTGCTGATTATCATGTATATTTGAATCTGTCAACAACTTTTGGGTGTTCATTTGTTAATGTTCAAACTGAAACAGGAACAAGAGCGATCATGGTGTTGATGGTAAGATACTGATAATTATGCATACACGCACTCACTTCTTCTTCTAAGAGGACCTTACCTTTCCTGAACGTGTTTCTGTGGGCGGCGATTTCTTCTCTAATGCCATCTAAAATTTTATTGTTGAGACGAACAGCACGTCTGAATTTAGGCGTTGGACACAGACGAAGCGGGGGAATAGAATCTTCCAGAAAACCTTCTCCAGCTTCCTCCATGAACGCGTCCAGAGTGACAACGTACGTTCTGTAGTATTCAGAGTTTAAATCTGCGCTGGAGTCAAAACAAAATTGCTGATAGATTAAGATGATCATCACTTTAATCGGTTTTCGAGTTGGCAGTGTTATATATTTCATGCCATGTATTTGTCCGTCAAACAGATCAATGAAATTAAGTAGGGGCAAATCAATAATTTGATACTTACTGATGAAGTCATATGGGAACACATACATCTATTGCTGTAAAACACACGAGCAGACATATGAATGCATTCCTAGAAGTATTTTTATCTTGTATAAGACAACAATGTGTCTTttgagaaacaaataaaaaagaGACTGTGTGGTGTGTCAGTGCAGGCCTCCTGAGAttgtcaaaatatgttcattttgaagaAAACAGTATGTTCTAACTTCTAAATCAGAGCCTCTAAAAATGATACTTATGTGTTGTATTTACAAAAGAAACATGGCAAAGAATAAAATTACCTGATTTTATTGAACAGCATTCCTGTCATCATGTTGGAGATTGCCAGTGATAGGTAGGGGAAAGGATCAAAGGCACCTTGTTCCATTCTCATCAAGTTTGTTGTGATTTTGAGTGACTGGGATACCTTTCTGCTGAGGTTATCTCCCATGAGATAATGCCtttttatataaataaaatCCTATTTACATGCGTATTATAAAACATGAGTATAATGGATAAGATAATGGTATGAAGGAAGTTACAGTTCTCACATTCAAGGATGCAAGTTCCATCGAAAGCCAAGATGTCTCTCAGAATGTACACTGAGAGACATCTTGTCTCATAAAAATCAGTTTTAAACACATTTGAGAATAAAGGGT is a window from the Haliotis asinina isolate JCU_RB_2024 chromosome 9, JCU_Hal_asi_v2, whole genome shotgun sequence genome containing:
- the LOC137296053 gene encoding steroid 17-alpha-hydroxylase/17,20 lyase-like isoform X1; this encodes MFDCSAQLRPQSVVTKALLFGSVFGVIAYKIFKKRYNLPPGPKGWPLIGNLLDIRGSQLSRKLRDWSKTYGPVMRIQLGTLPAIVLSRIDVVTEALITRQADFAGRPHTFAAYTLSGEGKDIAQASYGPRWKLHRKIASKALRHYLMGDNLSRKVSQSLKITTNLMRMEQGAFDPFPYLSLAISNMMTGMLFNKISADLNSEYYRTYVVTLDAFMEEAGEGFLEDSIPPLRLCPTPKFRRAVRLNNKILDGIREEIAAHRNTFRKDEIRDFTDALIQAQQEAEERDDSVLMSQIANTHMVMTIFDLLAAGIDTSRNTLHWCLLAMALHPDIQNKVQEEVDSVIDPDLNVHVSDRENLPYTDAVVHEVLRMRAVVPIGAPHSTLCDTTVGGYDVPKGTMVIINHDALHFDPDQWEDVDMFKPERFLDSDGKMGPKPESWLPFSAGRRVCLGETVAKPEIHLFLAGILRVFTMSLAPGTPTDFEPQSKMFANCPKKYKLVMKWRV
- the LOC137296053 gene encoding steroid 17-alpha-hydroxylase/17,20 lyase-like isoform X2, which encodes MFDCSAQLRPQSVVTKALLFGSVFGVIAYKIFKKRYNLPPGPKGWPLIGNLLDIRGSQLSRKLRDWSKTYGPVMRIQLGTLPAIVLSRIDVVTEALITRQADFAGRPHTFAAYTLSGEGKDIAQASYGPRWKLHRKIASKALRHYLMGDNLSRKVSQSLKITTNLMRMEQGAFDPFPYLSLAISNMMTGMLFNKISADLNSEYYRTYVVTLDAFMEEAGEGFLEDSIPPLRLCPTPKFRRAVRLNNKILDGIREEIAAHRNTFRKGKIRDFTDALIQAQQEAEERDDSVLMSQIANTHMVMTIFDLLAAGIDTSRNTLHWCLLAMALHPDIQNKVQEEVDSVIDPDLNVHVSDRENLPYTDAVVHEVLRMRAVVPIGAPHSTLCDTTVGGYDVPKGTMVIINHDALHFDPDQWEDVDMFKPERFLDSDGKMGPKPESWLPFSAGRRVCLGETVAKPEIHLFLAGILRVFTMSLAPGTPTDFEPQSKMFANCPKKYKLVMKWRV
- the LOC137296053 gene encoding cytochrome P450 1A2-like isoform X3, translated to MFDCSAQLRPQSVVTKALLFGSVFGVIAYKIFKKRYNLPPGPKGWPLIGNLLDIRGSQLSRKLRDWSKTYGPVMRIQLGTLPAIVLSRIDVVTEALITRQADFAGRPHTFAAYTLSGEGKDIAQASYGPRWKLHRKIASKALRHYLMGDNLSRKVSQSLKITTNLMRMEQGAFDPFPYLSLAISNMMTGMLFNKISADLNSEYYRTYVVTLDAFMEEAGEGFLEDSIPPLRLCPTPKFRRAVRLNNKILDGIREEIAAHRNTFRKAGIDTSRNTLHWCLLAMALHPDIQNKVQEEVDSVIDPDLNVHVSDRENLPYTDAVVHEVLRMRAVVPIGAPHSTLCDTTVGGYDVPKGTMVIINHDALHFDPDQWEDVDMFKPERFLDSDGKMGPKPESWLPFSAGRRVCLGETVAKPEIHLFLAGILRVFTMSLAPGTPTDFEPQSKMFANCPKKYKLVMKWRV